The window tgtgtctgtctgtctgtgtctgtctgtctgtgtctgtctgtctgtgtctgtctgtctgtgtctgtctgtctgtgtctgtctgtctgtgtctgtctgtctgtgtctgtctgtctgtgtctgtctgtctgtgtctgtctgtctgtgtctgtctgtctgtgtctgtctgtctgtgtctgtctgtctgtgtctgtctgtctgtgtctgtctgtctgtgtctgtctgtctgtgtctgtctgtctgtctgtgtctgtctgtctgtctgtctgtgtctgtctgtctgtgtctgtctgtctgtgtctgtctgtctgtgtctgtctgtctgtgtctgtctgtctgtgtctgtctgtctgtgtctgtctgtctgtgtctgtctgtctgtgtctgtctgtctgtgtctgtctgtctgtgtctgtctgtctgtgtctgtctgtctgtgtctgtctgtctgtctgtgtctgtctgtctgtgtctgtctgtctgtgtctgtctgtctgtgtctgtctgtctgtgtctgtctgtctgtgtctgtctgtctgtgtctgtctgtctgtgtctgtctgtctgtgtctgtctctgtgtctgtctgtctgtgtctgtctgtctgtgtctgtctgtatgtgtctgtctgtctgtgtctgtctgtctgtgtctgtctgtctgtgtctgtctgtctgtgtctgtctgtctgtgtctgtctgtctgtgtctgtctgtctgtgtctgtctgtctgtctgtgtctgtctgtctgtgtctgtctgtctgtgtctgtctgtctgtgtctgtctgtctgtgtctgtctgtctgtgtctgtctgtctgtgtctgtctgtctgtgtctgtctgtctgtgtctgtctatctgtgtctgtctgtctgtgtctgtctgtctgtgtctgtctgtctgtgtctgtctgtctgtgtctgtctgtctgtgtctgtctgtctgtgtctgtctgtctgtgtctgtctgtgtctgtctgtctgtgtctgtctgtctgtgtctgtctgtctgtgtctgtctgtctgtgtctgtgtctgtctgtctgtgtctgtgtctgtctgtctgtgtctgtctgtgtctgtctgtgtctgtctgtgtctgtctgtctgtgtctgtctgtctgtgtctgtctgtctgtgtctgtgtgtttgtgtgtgtgtctgtgtgtttgtgtgtgtgtgtgtgtgtctgtgtgtgtgtctgtgtgtgtgtctgtgtgtttgtgtgtttgtgtgtgtgtctgtctgtgtgtgtgtgtgtgtgtgtgtgtgtgtgtgtgtgtgtgtgtgtgtgtgtgtgtctgtgtgtgtatgtgtctgtgtgtgtgtgtctgtgtgtgtctgtgtgtctggtAAGTATccatgtaaaaaatataattaacatcagtctgcgattcagatattttttagttCTTTTAGAGTATGGACACAAGAACCTGTGACTCAGACCACTTGGTGGATAAGAGTGACTAACCTAAGTATTCAAATGGTTACCAGAATAATATAGGTTACTCGCGGGGAATGTTCTTAAATAAGACAGAAAGGGGGCGGGGGAGGGGTGAAGTCCAAGAACCAACACATGAGCAAGGACCAGCTTATGTACCCACAAGAAAGGCATGACAGACCGATCAAGAATACTTATCTGAAAGTCTCCACAAACTGGTCAGGTAAGTACATGTTAATGATCAGCTGGAGAGAAGAAACCAAAACAATCTGCGACATTTACAATGTGGGCTGTGCCAAAACAATACGGCAGTTATAATCATAAATGAGTCTGAAAAAGTGTTATGAATGTGCTCGAAATGGGTATTATGTTCTGAAGTAAATCAGTGCCAGGAGAGAGGATAGAGGCTATTTTCAAGGATAAGATTGCTATGGAAtggacatttatttcaaaagacaGAATGAATTCACTTTTTATAAGGAAAATTAAGTGAATATTAAAgacaatggggaaaaaaagacagaaaaacagACAGAAATGTTGTACACTTGAAATTTAGTGCAGCTTATTGGAATATTTTCCTATACTACAACACAACACGTGTCTGTTTTCCTGTATTCCacacaattattgatataaatggTCTGACAcacaaatatttcttttgtcTGAAACTGACTCTCCAATTGAGACAAGTTTGGACATCCGACATCGTCCCCGGAGCGACATCACAAACTGATGAGATCGCAGTCTTCAACGCACGACCTCATGGTACGGGCGACCTCATCACAGGCCATCCACATCATCAACTTTGCGGAAATATTGACATCATCGCTGCCAAGCCGGTTTCTCACTCCTGATCTTTTCTGCTCTCCACAAACCTTTAGAAAATTTACTTAACTTGAGGGATCTCACCATGTCAAGCTCCACCCAAAGCACGAAAGATGTCAGCTGGAAGATGAGGAGGTTGGTTCAGAAGCAGGATGAGTCTAAAAGGCTGTGGCAGACAGACCAGCTGAGCCACGAGGCCAAGCTGAAGGCTGTGGAGGCCCAGAACCGGGCCCTGCAGGAAAAGCTGGACGCGTCAACCAAGGATCAGGAGGAGCTGATGACCCAGGTCAGGGTACACAAAGCCCAGATATTCTCCCTGGAGCAAAGAAAGTGCCAGTCAGAGTCAGAAGCCAGAGACCTGATAGTGATACAGGCTCATCTCCAGGATAAAATCAGTGAGGTTGAGGCAGAGCTGGTAGCCTGGGAGAAGAACTTGGAAGCTCAGGCCCAAAGACATGGTGAACAGATGCAGAAGGCAGAAGAGGATTGGCTGGAGAAGATGCGTGAAAAGGATGAAGGCTTCACCAAACAGGCGGCTGGCCAGCAGGCCCAGGTGGAGAAGATGAGCAAGCAGGCAGAGGAGCTCACTGAGGAGAAGCGCAAACTCCAGGCAAAGTTGAATGAGCGTCAAGAGGAGTTGGAGGCCCAGAAGGGAATTCGCGACAAGCTTCAGTATGACCACGGCGTGGAGATGAGGCTGATCCAGATGCAAAAGAATGCCCTGTCCAACAAAGTGACGGCCCTCACCAACACCGCCGATGACCTCACGGAGAAGAAGGAAGCACTCAAGAAGTCTGATGAGCAGAAGAGCAGGGAGCTAAAGGCCAAGAATGCTGAAATTAGTGAGCTGCAGACCCACAAGGAGATCGTCAATGCACAGCTCCAGCGCGAGGAGCGGGGTGCTGCCACCCTCAGGGAGTCCCTTCGGGGTATGGAGACGGATATGGAGGCCTTGAGAGCCGAGTACACTGGGGAGCAGGCAGCCCACAAAGTCACCAGAAAAGACCTAGCTCTGGCCAAGATGCAGGCAAATGACCTGTCCGAGAAGATAAAGTTCCACGAGGGCCGAGTCAAAGCCTACCAGGCAAGCGTCAAGAGCCTGGAGTGTGTACTTCTCACCAAGGATACTTACATCCGCAGGTTCAGGGAGGATTTGGAGACCTCCATCTCGCTCATCAACAGACCTAAGACCTTCACCAAGGCCATCACGAGCCTCAAGCGGAAGTATATCACAGGGGACCAGGATGTCTGCGTGGATGACATCGAGGACAAGATTGCAAAGTTCCTGGAGTCTAACAAGCTGCAGTCCGACCACTTTGAGAAGACTGTCCAAAGTTTGCGGCGACAGCTGGAGCAGAAGGACGCT is drawn from Stigmatopora nigra isolate UIUO_SnigA chromosome 18, RoL_Snig_1.1, whole genome shotgun sequence and contains these coding sequences:
- the LOC144211667 gene encoding uncharacterized protein LOC144211667; its protein translation is MSSSTQSTKDVSWKMRRLVQKQDESKRLWQTDQLSHEAKLKAVEAQNRALQEKLDASTKDQEELMTQVRVHKAQIFSLEQRKCQSESEARDLIVIQAHLQDKISEVEAELVAWEKNLEAQAQRHGEQMQKAEEDWLEKMREKDEGFTKQAAGQQAQVEKMSKQAEELTEEKRKLQAKLNERQEELEAQKGIRDKLQYDHGVEMRLIQMQKNALSNKVTALTNTADDLTEKKEALKKSDEQKSRELKAKNAEISELQTHKEIVNAQLQREERGAATLRESLRGMETDMEALRAEYTGEQAAHKVTRKDLALAKMQANDLSEKIKFHEGRVKAYQASVKSLECVLLTKDTYIRRFREDLETSISLINRPKTFTKAITSLKRKYITGDQDVCVDDIEDKIAKFLESNKLQSDHFEKTVQSLRRQLEQKDAETQKRLQKLDRCRGDLIKIINEQRLELAKVKAELNDVTHQLRQLAPPLSVTRNSRP